TTTTCTAATTTTAAAACTCCTCTTGGACATACTGCAGAACAAATTCCACATCCTACACAACTTGAACGAACAATGTTTTCTCCTTTTTGAGCATAAGATCTAACATCAATCCCTTGTTCACAATATGTAGAACAGTTTCCACAAGAAATACACTGACCTCCATTTGTAGTAATTCTAAAACGAGATTTGAAACGTTGTACTAATCCCATGTAAGCTGCTAAAGGACAACCAAAACGACACCAAACACGGTTTCCTAAAATTGGATAAAAACCTGTTCCAATAACTCCAGAGAAAATAGATCCGATTAAGAATCCGTATGAACTCTGAATATCATAAGCGGATAATCCAAAGGCAACCTCTTTCCAACTTTCAATTTCAGCGAAGTACGTGTATAAAGTTAATGCCGTCATTAATGTAGCAAAAACTAAAACTCCGTGAATTAACCAACGTTCAACTTTCCAAGAGAATAAAGATTTACTTGATAATTGACGATATGGATCTCCTAATGTTTCAGCTAAACCACCACATCCACAAACCCAAGAACAATACCAACGTTTTCCGTAGAAGTATACCATTACAGGAACAATAACTAATGTTAAAATGATTCCCCAAACTAACATGAATATTCCCAGATTTCCATTTTCGATTAAACTATTAATATTCCAATCAAAAAAGAAAGTATAGTTTAAAGGCCAAGCATTTTTAAAATCGAACCAAGGCTTGTTGAAAGCAACTAATATTTCAGGAATTAAAAAAGCAAACGCAATTTGGAAAAATAAAACAACAGCTGTTCTTACAATTTGATAATTATTATGTCTGTATTTAATGAACATCCTTATGGCAAAAACAGTCATTACAGAACAATACATAAATCCGTATAAAAACCACTGATCCGAGGCGTTTCCATTTAGAGCTTGTTTAATAGGATTAACAGATAAAATAGGATTGATTAAGTAATTTGGGAAGAAGTACAATAACATGTAAAACCCAACGAAATATACAAAAGCAATCATTCCTAAAACACCTCTGTTAGTTGCTGAGTGCTGAAAGATTCCGTTATTTTTTATTCCTGGAGGTCCTAATAATTGATAATCTGCGCCAAAGAATAATAATCCACCTAAAATGGCTAATCCGAAGGTAAGGAAGAAGAACAATCCTTGATTTTGAACCACCCATCCAGTAGCCGAAGCTCTTACTAAAGGATACACAAAATCTTTATATGTTTTATTCCACTTTATATAAATAATTTTTTCCCAAGCAATTTCATCTTGGCTTTTCTGAAATTCATTTGATTGCTTAGCGATATCAACTATTTTAGATGATAATTGAGAAGCAGTCAATTCTTTACCAACAATTTCTTGTTTTGCTTTTTCAATAAAAAATTCACTTTTTACTTTCTGTGAAGCCCAAGTATTAAATGTTTCTTCAGAAACGTTATTCGTTCCAGTAAACATACTTGCTGTAAAAATAGCAAACCCAATAAGAGAGATTACTAAACCTATATTTTTGATTACTTTCATTGTATTCTATTTTTTATGCTTTGCTAAATATGCGTTTCCAACTCTTCTTTTTTACTTGAATCTTTGTTCCGTGTTCTGCGTTAAACTTTGCAACAATTTCTTGTTCGTGTTGTTTGTAGAACTCAGGATCAAAATTCGCATCAGCTAAATGTTCGAGAACATGAGTTATAGATTGTTTTTGAGATAAAACTTTATCAAAAAACTCATGACGCATTCTAATTCCAAACGTGTTTATTCCAATAAACTCTTTAGAATCTTTATCAAAGTTTAGGTGTATTGCTTTTTTACCATCTTTATGTTTCCAGAAAAAACGAGCTTCATTTTCTCTAGGTTGTGCCCAAACCCAACCGTAGGTTTGATATTCTATATCGATAAACTTGGCAGAGTTAAACCAATTTCCAGGTTTGTATTCCGTTCTATTATCGCAAATGGTTTGTGCTACAGTTTCTCCCATCATTCTTCCTGTATACCAAACAGCTTCAATAGGTCTTCTTTGTCCAATTGCTTCTCTTTGTTCAGCACAATCTCCAATTGCAAACACATCTTTGACACTAGTTTCTAAAAAACGGTTAACTAAGACACCGC
This genomic window from Tenacibaculum sp. 190524A05c contains:
- a CDS encoding 4Fe-4S binding protein; this encodes MKVIKNIGLVISLIGFAIFTASMFTGTNNVSEETFNTWASQKVKSEFFIEKAKQEIVGKELTASQLSSKIVDIAKQSNEFQKSQDEIAWEKIIYIKWNKTYKDFVYPLVRASATGWVVQNQGLFFFLTFGLAILGGLLFFGADYQLLGPPGIKNNGIFQHSATNRGVLGMIAFVYFVGFYMLLYFFPNYLINPILSVNPIKQALNGNASDQWFLYGFMYCSVMTVFAIRMFIKYRHNNYQIVRTAVVLFFQIAFAFLIPEILVAFNKPWFDFKNAWPLNYTFFFDWNINSLIENGNLGIFMLVWGIILTLVIVPVMVYFYGKRWYCSWVCGCGGLAETLGDPYRQLSSKSLFSWKVERWLIHGVLVFATLMTALTLYTYFAEIESWKEVAFGLSAYDIQSSYGFLIGSIFSGVIGTGFYPILGNRVWCRFGCPLAAYMGLVQRFKSRFRITTNGGQCISCGNCSTYCEQGIDVRSYAQKGENIVRSSCVGCGICSAVCPRGVLKLENGPEKGRINPTQVLLGNDVDLLELMNEK